One window from the genome of Saprospiraceae bacterium encodes:
- a CDS encoding IS66 family transposase, with the protein MLEHEISQLKRLIFGAKSERFISNEPPLPPNTLFSQAHQDEQPLENLTQEITYTRDKPIHKRGGRKELPAHLERNVIELKPQGYTDDMKYIGMNVTEELEYKPGQMYVNRYERPKYIDPITKQILIAPMPSRVVDKCIAGPGMMAHVIISKYLDHLPYYRQLQQFKRMHQVDISKSTFGEWASQYVTVLEPIYNAHKKEILSNGYLQTDESYIEVQSDEVEGKCHKGYMWVSRDPQNNLVLFTYQEGRSGESLINHIHGFKGKLQADGYGAYEKYKDNPDFILFSCWAHARRYFEQALDNDKERSEFIITQIQILYEIEKSAKEHNLTNEDRQKWRHKYAAPVLNTIKEYLDKNAELILPASAIGKAFGYTIKRWDKLVAYTIHGEVEIDNNLVENSIRPLELGRKNYLFAGSHESAQRSAVVYSLLGTCKLHSINPYVWLTDVYQRIKDHPINRIAELLPQNWKNSNDTSSV; encoded by the coding sequence ATTTTAGAACATGAAATATCACAACTTAAGCGATTAATATTTGGTGCAAAATCAGAACGGTTTATAAGCAATGAGCCACCGCTTCCGCCAAATACATTATTCTCACAAGCACACCAGGACGAACAGCCATTAGAAAATTTAACTCAAGAAATAACATATACCCGTGATAAGCCAATTCATAAGCGTGGAGGAAGGAAAGAACTGCCAGCCCATTTAGAACGTAATGTGATTGAATTAAAACCACAAGGATACACTGATGATATGAAGTACATTGGGATGAATGTTACTGAAGAACTTGAATACAAACCTGGCCAAATGTATGTAAATCGATATGAAAGACCCAAATACATAGATCCAATCACAAAACAGATACTCATCGCTCCAATGCCATCCAGAGTAGTTGATAAATGTATTGCAGGACCAGGCATGATGGCACATGTGATCATTAGCAAATATTTGGATCATTTGCCTTATTACAGACAGCTTCAACAATTTAAAAGAATGCACCAGGTAGATATATCCAAATCTACTTTTGGAGAATGGGCTTCTCAATATGTTACTGTGTTAGAACCAATTTATAATGCTCATAAAAAGGAAATATTATCAAATGGTTATTTGCAAACAGATGAAAGCTATATTGAAGTCCAGTCAGATGAAGTTGAAGGCAAATGCCATAAAGGATACATGTGGGTAAGCAGAGATCCACAAAATAATTTAGTTTTGTTCACCTATCAGGAAGGCCGTTCTGGAGAAAGTTTAATAAATCATATCCACGGATTTAAAGGAAAATTGCAAGCGGACGGTTATGGAGCATACGAAAAATATAAAGACAACCCGGATTTTATTTTATTCAGTTGCTGGGCTCATGCCAGAAGATATTTTGAACAAGCGCTTGACAATGATAAAGAGCGATCGGAATTTATTATAACACAAATTCAAATCCTGTATGAAATAGAGAAATCAGCTAAAGAACACAATTTAACCAACGAAGACAGACAAAAATGGCGACACAAATATGCCGCTCCAGTATTAAATACTATTAAAGAGTATCTTGATAAAAATGCTGAATTAATTTTGCCGGCAAGTGCAATTGGAAAAGCTTTTGGATATACTATAAAAAGATGGGATAAACTAGTTGCATATACGATACATGGCGAAGTAGAAATTGATAATAATCTAGTTGAAAATTCCATCCGGCCTCTAGAATTGGGAAGGAAGAATTATTTATTCGCAGGTTCCCATGAATCTGCTCAGCGATCGGCTGTAGTCTATTCGCTACTTGGAACTTGTAAGCTTCATAGTATAAATCCGTATGTGTGGTTAACAGATGTATATCAAAGAATCAAGGATCATCCAATCAATCGAATTGCAGAACTACTACCACAGAATTGGAAAAATTCAAATGATACATCTAGCGTTTAG